The Pirellulales bacterium genome includes a window with the following:
- a CDS encoding peptidyl-alpha-hydroxyglycine alpha-amidating lyase family protein produces MTSRPPLENSALTTGSCRDFGYEACDRWAQLPAGYKWTEVSAIATDGHDQVYVFNRGEQPVIVFAADGTFLRSWGTGMFARAHGIFIGPDDSVYTTDDLDHTVRKFTPEGKLLLTLGTSGRPADTGATSIDFRTITHAGRPFHFPTNLALAPDGAIYVADGYGNARVHKFAPNGELILSWGEPGSGPGQFRVPHGIAVDAAGTVYVADRENSRIQRFSADGVYRDEWTEIARPCQVFIDPTGDVFVAELGYRAGMWPGTVAPSPDATGGRVSIFDRSGKLRARWGGGDDPCAAGDFFAPHDIWVDSRGDIYVAEVVMSAGGNRGLVSPDCHTLQKFTRH; encoded by the coding sequence ATGACGAGCAGACCCCCTCTCGAAAATTCTGCGCTGACGACAGGTAGTTGCCGCGACTTCGGCTACGAGGCTTGCGACCGTTGGGCCCAATTGCCAGCGGGCTACAAGTGGACGGAGGTCTCGGCCATCGCCACCGACGGCCACGACCAGGTCTACGTTTTCAACCGGGGTGAGCAGCCGGTGATCGTGTTCGCCGCGGACGGCACTTTTTTGCGGTCGTGGGGCACGGGGATGTTCGCCCGCGCGCATGGCATCTTCATCGGGCCCGACGACTCTGTGTACACGACCGATGACCTCGACCATACGGTGCGCAAATTTACGCCCGAAGGGAAACTGCTGCTCACGCTGGGCACGAGCGGGCGTCCTGCCGACACGGGCGCCACGAGCATTGATTTTCGCACGATCACGCATGCCGGCCGGCCATTTCATTTTCCTACCAACCTGGCGCTCGCCCCCGACGGCGCAATCTATGTGGCCGACGGCTATGGCAACGCGCGGGTTCACAAGTTTGCCCCCAACGGGGAATTGATCCTCTCCTGGGGAGAACCGGGAAGCGGGCCGGGACAGTTCCGTGTGCCGCATGGCATTGCTGTCGACGCGGCGGGAACCGTCTATGTGGCCGACCGAGAGAATAGCCGCATCCAGCGCTTCTCGGCGGATGGTGTCTATCGCGACGAGTGGACCGAAATCGCTCGACCGTGCCAGGTGTTTATCGATCCCACGGGCGATGTGTTCGTAGCCGAGTTGGGCTATCGCGCCGGCATGTGGCCTGGCACGGTTGCCCCCAGCCCCGATGCCACTGGCGGACGAGTAAGTATTTTCGATCGCAGCGGAAAGCTGCGCGCGCGATGGGGGGGCGGCGACGACCCGTGCGCTGCTGGCGATTTCTTCGCGCCGCACGACATTTGGGTCGACTCGCGCGGCGACATTTACGTCGCCGAAGTCGTCATGTCCGCCGGCGGCAACCGCGGGCTGGTCTCGCCCGATTGCCATACGTTGCAGAAATTTACGCGCCATTAA
- a CDS encoding MFS transporter: MSDLSPEQWKSGIAAWLGWLFDGLDMHLYILVATPFVAELLDVTDQKDPSVGYYSSWIQAAFLFGWALGGGFFGRIADRLGRSRALMATILTYAIFTGLSYFAQTWWQLMILRFLAALGIGGEWAVGASLLSETWPQRWRPWMAAVLQTGVNLGVMLAGLAIFLLADHSPRTVFLVGVLPALLVLWIRRAVPEPEEWHTAKANAAHAQPPFGDLFRSPVRRVTILTLLVCGLALTAHWAFMFWYAQQLRNLPELADWTAAERGHLVSKAVWLVMIMSIVGNFLAAALARRFRYRRAIAVLCLGYFVSLAVTYGVPRDHNSLWYGLAAIGVCQGLFGLFTMYLPPLFPTLLRTTGAGFCYNFGRIAAGLGTVVFGLFSHVGDSRLAMLFAGFLFIPAAGIAWLMPDAPEERIAAGQEQP; this comes from the coding sequence TTGAGCGACCTCTCTCCCGAGCAATGGAAGTCCGGTATCGCGGCCTGGCTTGGTTGGTTGTTCGACGGGCTGGACATGCACCTGTACATACTGGTGGCGACGCCCTTCGTGGCAGAGTTATTGGATGTAACCGATCAAAAGGACCCCAGCGTCGGCTACTACAGTTCCTGGATCCAGGCCGCGTTCTTGTTCGGCTGGGCGCTAGGAGGCGGTTTCTTTGGTCGCATCGCCGATCGGCTGGGGCGCAGCCGGGCATTGATGGCGACGATTTTGACCTACGCGATTTTCACTGGTCTGTCGTACTTCGCGCAGACGTGGTGGCAGCTGATGATCTTGCGATTTTTGGCGGCGCTTGGCATCGGCGGCGAGTGGGCCGTGGGCGCGTCGCTGTTGAGCGAGACCTGGCCGCAACGTTGGCGACCGTGGATGGCCGCCGTACTGCAAACCGGCGTGAACTTGGGTGTCATGCTTGCCGGGCTGGCCATTTTCCTGCTGGCCGATCACTCGCCGCGGACAGTATTCCTAGTCGGGGTATTGCCTGCGCTACTGGTCCTGTGGATTCGCCGTGCCGTCCCCGAGCCCGAAGAGTGGCACACGGCCAAAGCCAACGCGGCCCATGCCCAGCCGCCATTCGGCGATTTATTTCGCTCGCCGGTCCGGCGCGTGACGATCTTGACGTTGCTGGTCTGCGGCCTGGCGCTGACGGCACATTGGGCCTTCATGTTCTGGTACGCGCAGCAATTGCGGAACCTGCCAGAGCTTGCCGACTGGACCGCTGCCGAACGCGGTCATCTGGTGAGCAAGGCAGTGTGGTTGGTGATGATCATGTCGATCGTCGGAAACTTCCTGGCCGCGGCCTTGGCACGTCGCTTTCGTTATCGGCGGGCAATCGCCGTGTTGTGCCTGGGATACTTCGTGTCGCTCGCAGTTACGTACGGGGTGCCGCGCGATCACAATTCGCTGTGGTATGGATTGGCGGCCATCGGAGTCTGCCAAGGCTTGTTTGGCTTGTTCACCATGTACTTGCCCCCACTCTTTCCCACGCTGCTGCGCACGACCGGGGCAGGATTTTGCTATAACTTCGGCCGGATCGCCGCTGGCCTGGGCACGGTGGTGTTTGGATTGTTTTCGCACGTCGGCGACTCGCGATTAGCGATGCTGTTCGCCGGATTTCTGTTTATTCCCGCTGCCGGCATCGCGTGGTTAATGCCCGACGCGCCGGAAGAAAGAATCGCAGCCGGGCAAGAGCAGCCATGA